Sequence from the Pseudomonas sp. LS.1a genome:
TCCAGCTGCACCACGCCTGCACTGAAGGTGCACTGCAAGTCCCGAGGCTGCGCCGGGTAGAGAATCTCGGCAAAGCGCCGGCGGATCTCGTCCAGCACCTTGTGCGCCGCGTCCAGCGCGGTATTGGGCATGACAACGGCGAACTCTTCGCCACCATAACGGCCAATGAAATCGGTCTTGCGCAAGCGCTGCTTGAGAAACAGCGCCAGGCTCTTGATCACCCGGTCGCCCATGGGGTGGCCGTGGCGGTCGTTGATCTTCTTGAAGTGGTCGATGTCGAGCATGGCAAAGCTCAACGGCTGCTGCTCACGACGGGCGCGGAAGCTGCAGTCTTCCAGCAGTTGCAGGATGTGGGTGTGGTTGTACAACCCGGTCAGGCTGTCGCGCACCATGCGCGCCTTCAGGTGCCGGGCACGGGCGGCGCGGTTGCGCACGGTGGTGATCAGGTGGCGTGAGCGAAACGGTTTGGTCAGGAAGTCATCACCGCCTTCGCTCATGGCATCCAGCTGCTTGTCCAGGTCGTCCTCGGCAGACAGGTAGATGATCGGCACACTCACATAACGGTCGCTGTGGCGGATCACCTTGGCCAGCTCAGGGCCGGTGCAGGCCGGCATGTACAGGTCGAGGATGATCAGGTCGGGCTGGAACTCGGCCAGCTCGGCCATGGTGCGGATCGGGTCGGTCAGGCTGCGGGTGATCATGCCGGCGCTGGCCAGCACACGTTCGGTGTACAGGGCCTGGGTGCGCGAGTCGTCGATGATCAGCACGCGCAACGGGTCGTGCTGGGCGGCATTGGTCAGCAGTTCGACCTTTTCCAGCAGGCTGGAGGCTTCCAGGGTGCCGGTGAGGAAGTCCTGGCCACCGGCGCGCACGGCGGCCAGGCGGGTCGGGGTGTCGGTTTCGTGGTGGCTGAAGAACAGCAGCGGGATGTGTCGGGCCAGCCCCTGCTGCACCTGGGCAGCCAGCAGCAGGCCTTGGCCGGTGCCGCTGAAGTCGACATCCATGATGATGGCCGAAGGCGGGTATTCGTCGATCGAGGCGTGAAACGCCGCAGGGCTGGCCAGCGCCTGCACCACCAGGCCAAAGAACTCCAGTTGCTGGGCCAGGCGCTGGGCACGTTCGTGGTCCTGCAGCAGGATGTACACCGGCTTGCGCAGGGGCGGCAGCAGCACCTGATCGAGCGGGTCGTCCTTGCGCAGGCCGCTACGCGTCTGCTGTTGGGCGGGGCACTGCGGGCTCGGCTCGACTGCTTGGCTCATGTCCTGGCTACTTTAGGTTGGGATGTGCAGGGGCAATGATGGCTCTATGCTAGCAGCTCTTGCCGGATGCGTGAGTGCCCTGCATCAACAAAGCGGGTAGAACGAATATTCAGTTGCTGACTGATTGGTCGCTTATGCGTAAGGCGGTGTCTGCTTTATAGTGCTGCCATGCGGGCTTGCCGTGGCACCCTGGCGCAGGCCTGTGGTCCAAGCCCCTGAACCGTCGTGACTGATAAGGACAAAGCCATGCTGGACTGGAAAAACCGCGAGGCCAAAGCCGAGCCCCGCGAGCGTGTCGACGGCCGTGGCGCCGCCGCCCGTAGCTACCTTGGCGGCCTCTGGAGCCGTGCCCTGGGGACCCTGATCGGGTTGTACCTGCTGGTGTGTATCGGCCTGGGCTGGTACTGGAGCCAGGAGCCGGACCTGTTCCCGGTGCAGCAGAACGCCCAGGCCGCCGCCGAGCGCACTGGCCAGCAGATGGTGGTGGGTTACACCACTATCGAAACCCTCAAGACCGTGGCCGGCACCTTGCTGAACAAGCCGGGTGGCTACATTTCCAACGACCGCTTCCCGCCGGGGCTGTGGATGGACAACATGCCGAGTTGGGAATATGGCGTGCTGGTCCAGGTGCGCGACCTGTCCCGTGCCCTGCGCAAGGACTTCGCCCGTTCGCAGTCGCAGTCCACCGAAGACGCCGACCTGGCCAAGGCCGAGCCGCGTTTCAACTTCGACAACAAGAGCTGGATCTTGCCGTCGAGCGAGTCGGAGTTCGAAGAGGGCATCAAGTCGCTGACCCGCTACCAGACCCGTCTGGCTGCCGGCGACAAGGGCGCGATCTTCTACACCCGTGCCGACAACCTGAACAACTGGCTGGGTGACGTGGCCACCCGCCTGGGCTCGCTGTCGCAGCGGCTGTCGGCCAGCGTTGGCCGGGTCAAGCTCAACACCACGCTGAAGACCGAGTCGGTGGTCGCCGGCCAGGCGCCGCAGGTGGACGAGGAGTTGGTGGAAACCCCGTGGCTGCAGATCGACAACGTGTTCTACGAAGCCCGTGGCCAGGCCTGGGCACTGTCGCATCTGCTGCGCGCCATCGAGGTGGACTTTGCCGACGTGCTGGCGAAGAAGAACGCCACGGTCAGCGTGCGCCAGATCATCCGTGAGCTGGAAGCCTCGCAAGAAGCGCTGTGGAGCCCGATGGTGCTCAACGGCAGCGGCTTCGGCATGTGGGCCAACCACTCGCTGGTCATGGCCAACTACATTTCCCGGGCCAACGCCGCGGTCATCGACCTGCGTCAGCTGCTGTCGCAGGGTTGATGATGGCTATCAGCCCAAACGAGGCCGCCCACCGGGCGGCTTCCGACCGTGAGCTGGTCACCTGGGTGGACGAAGCCGACCAGGTGCTGGGGGCCTTGCCTCGCGCCGAACTGCGCGAGCGCGGCCTGATCGGGCGTTGCACGTTCATTTTGCTGTTCAACAGCGCCGGTGAGCTGTGCGTGCACCGGCGCACCCTGAGCAAGGCGCTGTACCCGGGGTACTGGGATGTGGCGGCAGGCGGCATGGTGACGGCCGGGGAGGCGTATGCCGATTCGGCGGCGCGGGAGCTGGCCGAGGAGCTGGGGATCGACGGTGTGGAGCTGCGCTTTCATGAGCGGTTCTACTTCGACCAGCCGGATAACCGCTTGTGGTGTGCGGTGTATTCGGCGGTTTCGGATGCGCCGTTGCGGCTGCAGCCGGAAGAGGTGATCGAGGCGCGCTTCATTGGCCTGGAACAGGCTGAAGAGGAGAGCCTGACGAAGCCGTATTGCCCGGACTCGTTGGCGGCGTTGCAGCGCTATAAAGCAAGCCTCAAATAGATGCGTGGGCCATGCCGGCCCCTTCGCGGGTAAACCCGCTCCCACAGGGATTTCACAGGCCGTGAAACCTGCGCAGTACCTGTGGGAGCGGGTTTACCCGCGAAGGGGTCGCAAAACATTCGCAAAATGCCGCAATCCAGTACTTAGCAACGGCCGGATTTATCGTTAAACTGCGCGCCCTTTTCGGGCTGCCGCAGGTCTTGCGGTGGTAGCGCCGCCCCTGCCAGAGTGGGGCTTCGCGGTCGGGCTCAACCCCCTGGGGCCGACCAGTTTTTGTCCTCAGCACAGAGGAACAAAAGTGGCCAAGAAAGCTTCTTCCTTCGCCGCCCTTGGCGGTCTCGTTTACTCCACCGACGCTGGTCGGCACTGCCCCGACTGTGGCCAGCCGGTGGATGCCTGTACCTGCAAGCAGCAAATCATCCCCGAAGGCGATGGCATTGCCCGTGTGCGCCGCGAAAGCAAAGGGCGCGGCGGCAAGACCGTGACCACCGTCACCGGCGTGCCGCTGCCGCTCGACCAGCTCAAGGAGCTGGCCTCTACCCTCAAGCGCCGCTGCGGTACCGGTGGCGCCCTGAAGGATGGGGTCATCGAAATCCAGGGCGACCATGTCGAGCTGCTGATCGGTGAGCTGACCAAGCAGGGTTTCAAGGCGAAAAAGTCCGGCGGCTGATGCGGCCACGCGATTTTTTGCCCAGTGCTTTCTAAACTCGTTGCCGTGACCAGGGTCTATCCCAGGGCACGGACGAATCGTCATTTTTGGCTTTTACACTGCGCCCGCCTCCTTGCGGGGCAGTGTCTTCGACTTATCTATAGGGGACTTGAATGTCCGTACGACGCACACGCAAAGACGATGGTAGCCAATGGACCGTGGCCGACAGCCGCAGTGTTTATGGCATCCGCCATTGGGGCGCTGGTTATTTCGCCATCAATGAAGCCGGGCGCGTCGAAGTACGCCCCAACGGCCCGAAAAGCGCACCGATCGACCTGTTCGAACAGGTCGACGAACTGCGCCAGAGCGGCCTGTCGCTGCCATTGCTGGTGCGCTTCCCCGACATTCTGCAGGACCGCGTGCGCCAACTGACCGGCGCCTTCGACGCCAACATCGCGCGCCTGGAATACCAGAGCAAGTACACCGCGCTGTACCCGATCAAGGTCAACCAGCAGGAAGCGGTGGTGGAGAACATCATCGCCACGCAGAACGTCTCCATTGGCCTGGAAGCCGGCTCCAAGCCTGAGCTGCTGGCAGTGCTGGCGCTGGCGCCGAAAGGCGGCACCATCGTCTGCAACGGCTACAAGGACCGCGAGTTCATCCGCCTGGCGCTGATGGGCCAGAAGCTCGGCCACAATGTGTTCATCGTCATCGAGAAAGAGTCGGAAGTGGCCCTGGTGATCGACGAGGCTGCCGAGCTCAAGGTCAAGCCGCAGGTCGGCCTGCGCGTGCGCCTGTCGTCGCTGGCCTCGAGCAAGTGGGCCGACACCGGTGGCGAAAAGTCCAAGTTCGGCTTGTCCGCCGCCCAGCTGATCTCGGTGGTGCAGCGCTTCCGCGATGCCGGCCTGGACCAGGGTATCCGCCTGCTGCACTTCCACATGGGCTCGCAGATCGCCAACCTGGCCGACTACCAGCACGGCTTCAAGGAAGCCATCCGTTACTACGGTGAGCTGCGTGCGCTGGGCCTGCCGGTCGACCACATCGACGTTGGCGGTGGCCTGGGTGTGGACTACGACGGTACCCACTCGCGCAATGCCAGCTCGATCAACTACGACATGGACGACTACGCCGGCGTGGTGGTGGGCATGCTCAAGGAGTTCTGCGACGCGCAGGGCCTGCCGCACCCGCACATTTTCTCCGAGAGTGGCCGTTCGCTGACCGCGCACCACGCCATGCTGGTGATCCAGGTGACCGACGTCGAGAAGCACAACGACGACGTGCCGACCATCGAGAACAAGGAAGCCCTGCCCGAGACCGTGCAGTGGCTGGTCGACCTGCTCGGCCCGACCGACATCGAGATGGTCACCGAGACCTACTGGCGCGCTACCCACTACCTGGGTGACGTGGCTGCGCAGTATGCCGATGGCAAGATCAGCCTGGCCGAGAAGGCCCTGGCCGAACAGTGCTACTTCGCCGTGTGCCGCCGCCTGCACAACTCGCTGAAAGCCCGCCAGCGCTCGCACCGTCAGGTGCTGGACGAGCTGAACGACAAGCTGGCCGACAAGTACATCTGCAACTTCTCGGTGTTC
This genomic interval carries:
- a CDS encoding diguanylate cyclase, whose protein sequence is MSQAVEPSPQCPAQQQTRSGLRKDDPLDQVLLPPLRKPVYILLQDHERAQRLAQQLEFFGLVVQALASPAAFHASIDEYPPSAIIMDVDFSGTGQGLLLAAQVQQGLARHIPLLFFSHHETDTPTRLAAVRAGGQDFLTGTLEASSLLEKVELLTNAAQHDPLRVLIIDDSRTQALYTERVLASAGMITRSLTDPIRTMAELAEFQPDLIILDLYMPACTGPELAKVIRHSDRYVSVPIIYLSAEDDLDKQLDAMSEGGDDFLTKPFRSRHLITTVRNRAARARHLKARMVRDSLTGLYNHTHILQLLEDCSFRARREQQPLSFAMLDIDHFKKINDRHGHPMGDRVIKSLALFLKQRLRKTDFIGRYGGEEFAVVMPNTALDAAHKVLDEIRRRFAEILYPAQPRDLQCTFSAGVVQLDEGLDALTMASAADEALYRAKHAGRNCVVRVEP
- a CDS encoding DUF2333 family protein; translated protein: MLDWKNREAKAEPRERVDGRGAAARSYLGGLWSRALGTLIGLYLLVCIGLGWYWSQEPDLFPVQQNAQAAAERTGQQMVVGYTTIETLKTVAGTLLNKPGGYISNDRFPPGLWMDNMPSWEYGVLVQVRDLSRALRKDFARSQSQSTEDADLAKAEPRFNFDNKSWILPSSESEFEEGIKSLTRYQTRLAAGDKGAIFYTRADNLNNWLGDVATRLGSLSQRLSASVGRVKLNTTLKTESVVAGQAPQVDEELVETPWLQIDNVFYEARGQAWALSHLLRAIEVDFADVLAKKNATVSVRQIIRELEASQEALWSPMVLNGSGFGMWANHSLVMANYISRANAAVIDLRQLLSQG
- a CDS encoding NUDIX hydrolase, which codes for MAISPNEAAHRAASDRELVTWVDEADQVLGALPRAELRERGLIGRCTFILLFNSAGELCVHRRTLSKALYPGYWDVAAGGMVTAGEAYADSAARELAEELGIDGVELRFHERFYFDQPDNRLWCAVYSAVSDAPLRLQPEEVIEARFIGLEQAEEESLTKPYCPDSLAALQRYKASLK
- a CDS encoding translation initiation factor Sui1 — translated: MAKKASSFAALGGLVYSTDAGRHCPDCGQPVDACTCKQQIIPEGDGIARVRRESKGRGGKTVTTVTGVPLPLDQLKELASTLKRRCGTGGALKDGVIEIQGDHVELLIGELTKQGFKAKKSGG
- the speA gene encoding arginine decarboxylase — protein: MSVRRTRKDDGSQWTVADSRSVYGIRHWGAGYFAINEAGRVEVRPNGPKSAPIDLFEQVDELRQSGLSLPLLVRFPDILQDRVRQLTGAFDANIARLEYQSKYTALYPIKVNQQEAVVENIIATQNVSIGLEAGSKPELLAVLALAPKGGTIVCNGYKDREFIRLALMGQKLGHNVFIVIEKESEVALVIDEAAELKVKPQVGLRVRLSSLASSKWADTGGEKSKFGLSAAQLISVVQRFRDAGLDQGIRLLHFHMGSQIANLADYQHGFKEAIRYYGELRALGLPVDHIDVGGGLGVDYDGTHSRNASSINYDMDDYAGVVVGMLKEFCDAQGLPHPHIFSESGRSLTAHHAMLVIQVTDVEKHNDDVPTIENKEALPETVQWLVDLLGPTDIEMVTETYWRATHYLGDVAAQYADGKISLAEKALAEQCYFAVCRRLHNSLKARQRSHRQVLDELNDKLADKYICNFSVFQSLPDTWAIGQVLPIIPLHRLDEEPMRRAVLQDLTCDSDGKINQYVDEQSIETSMPVHAVKEGEDYLLGVFLVGAYQEILGDMHNLFGDTDSVNIYQNADGSVYHAGIETHDTIEDMLRYVHLSPEELMTHYRDKVASAKITARERTQYLDALRLGLTRSSYLSS